In bacterium YEK0313, one genomic interval encodes:
- the dosP gene encoding Oxygen sensor protein DosP: protein MGESQQADSACALFGPVLEQAIDAVVMFGPDDTVTFFNQAAERLWGYGRHEVIGRESSLLLSLPTPRRSPSTRPSGASPPRPGTSTELPVARKDGSIAWITLSLSDIRSGDLRFRAAFARDITADMQRREEIYLPSLVADETDRAVIITDIRRRIVYCNRAFTTMFGYERSEVMGRSPTALLRGRHTDPKTLAHLNGLAGRERGLREEILGYTKSGREIWLSASINPIRDQTGRFRHAVSVIADITEAKQTQMLQQRVLEALANDRPLGEVTDLICRQVEAITPGVVCSILRIDGAGCIRPLAGPSLPDHYSRALDGVPIGPNVGSCGTAAYLGIPVLVDDIDTSPLWAPYKELPLPLGLLACWSSPIKLKDGRVAGTFAFYFREKRGPSAWHERLVEACVHLCALAIERHDAKAYIDQLAYYDTLTGLPNRLMLGARIDQTIATAAAGGRQLALLFLDIDNFKDVNDSLGHSAGDALLVEIARRLQAELRAGDIVSRLGGDEFVVMLNDCGIGDAAQVADRILGALADPVQVETMALPVSASIGISLYPRDGLNKEALLKHADTAMYEAKASGRGTHRFFSQDMNQLSQERLVLGAALGDALGQGGLQLHYQPQVRAEDDALQGVEALARWHHPVLGNIPPDKFIAVAEETGLIEQVGEWVLGEACRQMAEWRQRGILIPTVSVNLSPLNFRSRRLPDIVAAALQRHGLDARELTLEITEGVMMDQRADTTATVQAVHALGVRLSLDDFGIGYSSLSSITRLPIEELKIDRSFMRDLETDQNARAVASAVIRIGHSLALNVVAEGVESEAQRRFLQALRCHVLQGFLYAKALPPRDLEAWVRRRGTAHLDAQMA, encoded by the coding sequence ATGGGCGAAAGCCAGCAAGCCGATAGCGCGTGTGCACTCTTTGGTCCGGTCCTGGAGCAGGCCATCGACGCCGTCGTCATGTTCGGTCCCGACGATACGGTGACGTTCTTCAATCAGGCGGCGGAACGCCTGTGGGGCTATGGCCGCCACGAGGTGATCGGCCGCGAGAGCAGCCTGCTTCTGTCGCTGCCGACGCCCAGGCGATCGCCCTCCACCAGGCCGTCGGGCGCCTCCCCGCCCCGTCCCGGCACCAGCACGGAGCTGCCGGTCGCACGCAAGGACGGCAGCATCGCCTGGATCACGCTTTCGCTATCCGACATCCGCTCCGGCGACCTCCGCTTCCGCGCGGCCTTCGCCAGGGACATCACCGCCGACATGCAGCGGCGCGAGGAGATCTATCTTCCCTCGCTGGTCGCCGACGAAACCGACCGGGCCGTCATCATTACCGACATCAGGCGTCGCATCGTCTATTGCAACCGGGCCTTCACGACCATGTTCGGCTATGAACGGTCCGAGGTGATGGGCCGCTCGCCCACCGCGCTCCTGCGCGGCCGCCACACCGATCCGAAGACCCTCGCCCATCTCAACGGCCTTGCCGGCCGCGAGCGCGGGCTGCGCGAGGAGATCCTCGGCTATACCAAATCCGGTCGTGAAATCTGGCTCTCGGCCTCGATCAACCCGATCCGCGACCAGACCGGGCGGTTCCGCCATGCCGTCTCCGTCATCGCCGACATCACCGAAGCCAAGCAGACCCAGATGCTGCAGCAGCGCGTGCTCGAGGCGCTTGCCAACGACCGGCCGCTGGGCGAGGTCACCGATCTCATCTGCCGTCAGGTCGAGGCGATCACCCCCGGCGTCGTCTGCTCGATCCTGCGCATCGACGGCGCCGGCTGCATCCGCCCGCTCGCCGGCCCCAGCCTGCCCGACCACTACAGCCGGGCGCTCGACGGCGTGCCGATCGGTCCCAATGTCGGCTCCTGCGGCACGGCCGCCTATCTCGGCATTCCCGTTCTCGTCGACGACATCGACACGAGCCCGCTCTGGGCGCCGTACAAGGAACTGCCGCTGCCGCTCGGCCTGCTCGCCTGCTGGTCGAGCCCGATCAAGCTCAAGGATGGCCGCGTCGCCGGCACCTTCGCCTTCTATTTCCGCGAGAAGCGCGGGCCGAGTGCCTGGCACGAGCGTCTGGTCGAGGCCTGCGTGCATCTCTGCGCGCTCGCCATCGAGCGCCACGATGCCAAGGCCTATATCGACCAGCTCGCCTATTACGACACGCTGACCGGCCTGCCGAACCGTCTCATGCTCGGCGCCAGGATCGACCAGACGATCGCCACGGCCGCCGCCGGCGGCAGGCAGCTCGCGCTGCTGTTCCTCGACATCGACAATTTCAAGGACGTAAACGACTCGCTCGGCCATTCCGCCGGCGACGCCCTGCTCGTCGAGATCGCCCGCCGCCTGCAGGCCGAGCTGAGGGCCGGCGACATCGTCAGCCGGCTCGGCGGCGACGAATTCGTGGTCATGCTGAACGACTGCGGCATCGGCGATGCCGCCCAGGTGGCCGACCGCATCCTCGGCGCGCTCGCCGATCCGGTCCAGGTCGAGACCATGGCCCTGCCGGTCTCCGCCAGCATCGGCATCAGCCTCTACCCGCGCGACGGGCTGAACAAGGAGGCCCTGCTGAAACATGCCGACACCGCCATGTACGAGGCCAAGGCCTCCGGCCGCGGCACGCATCGTTTCTTCAGCCAGGACATGAATCAGCTGTCCCAGGAGCGGCTCGTCCTGGGCGCGGCGCTCGGCGACGCGCTCGGCCAGGGCGGCCTGCAACTGCACTACCAGCCGCAGGTGCGTGCCGAGGACGACGCCCTGCAGGGCGTCGAGGCGCTGGCCCGCTGGCACCATCCGGTGCTCGGCAACATCCCGCCCGACAAGTTCATCGCCGTTGCGGAGGAAACCGGCCTGATCGAGCAGGTCGGCGAATGGGTGCTGGGCGAAGCCTGCCGCCAGATGGCGGAATGGCGCCAGCGCGGCATCCTCATCCCCACCGTCTCGGTCAATCTGTCGCCGCTCAACTTCCGCAGCCGCCGCCTGCCTGACATCGTTGCCGCGGCGCTGCAACGTCACGGGCTCGACGCCAGGGAGCTCACCCTCGAAATCACCGAGGGCGTCATGATGGATCAGCGCGCGGACACCACCGCCACCGTGCAGGCGGTCCATGCGCTCGGCGTCCGCCTGTCGCTCGATGATTTCGGCATCGGCTATTCCAGCCTGTCGTCGATCACCCGCCTGCCGATCGAGGAGCTGAAGATCGACCGCAGCTTCATGCGCGATCTCGAAACCGACCAGAACGCCCGCGCCGTCGCCTCTGCGGTCATCCGCATCGGCCACAGCCTGGCGCTGAACGTCGTCGCCGAGGGCGTGGAGAGCGAGGCGCAGCGGCGCTTCCTGCAGGCGCTGCGCTGCCATGTGCTGCAGGGCTTCCTTTATGCCAAGGCGCTGCCGCCCCGCGATCTCGAAGCCTGGGTCCGCCGGCGCGGCACGGCCCATCTCGATGCGCAGATGGCCTGA
- the pcaU gene encoding Pca operon regulatory protein has protein sequence MPPKAATMPEPPRKVPTRAGVPIVRAVERSIALLRVFQPGRPRQTLTELAGATSLDKNTARRLLHTLEAGGLVDHKDGLYALSHGLLELFSAVDIGGSLREVAAPVLRVIAEETSSTAFLWVHRDGMAVCIERVRPTAPRVEVTWSAVGSRTTLNSGGGPLALLGHLAPADRARALDQVMVRRTPFSLVDRSELTARAAEIARDGAVLAADDYIVGLTALGVPVVDRHGQLLGALSISTLGDHARELVASGYFATLKAHAAALGRRAL, from the coding sequence TTGCCGCCGAAAGCCGCGACCATGCCTGAGCCACCGAGAAAGGTGCCGACCCGTGCCGGGGTGCCGATCGTACGGGCGGTCGAGCGCTCGATCGCGCTGCTGCGGGTGTTTCAGCCCGGCCGGCCGCGGCAGACGCTGACCGAGCTGGCCGGCGCCACCTCGCTCGACAAGAACACCGCGCGGCGGCTGCTGCACACGCTGGAGGCGGGCGGGCTGGTCGATCACAAGGACGGGCTCTATGCGCTGAGCCATGGCCTGCTCGAACTGTTCTCCGCCGTCGATATCGGTGGGTCGCTGCGCGAGGTGGCGGCGCCGGTGCTGCGCGTGATCGCCGAGGAGACGTCGTCGACGGCCTTCCTGTGGGTGCACCGGGACGGCATGGCGGTCTGCATCGAGCGCGTGCGGCCGACCGCCCCGCGCGTCGAGGTCACCTGGTCGGCGGTCGGAAGCCGCACCACGCTGAACAGCGGCGGCGGGCCGCTGGCGCTGCTCGGCCATCTCGCGCCGGCCGACCGTGCGCGCGCCCTCGACCAGGTCATGGTGCGGCGGACGCCGTTCAGCCTGGTCGACAGGAGTGAGCTCACCGCCCGGGCCGCCGAGATCGCCCGCGACGGCGCGGTCCTGGCGGCGGACGACTATATTGTCGGGCTTACGGCGCTCGGCGTGCCGGTCGTCGACCGGCACGGGCAATTGCTCGGTGCGCTCAGCATCTCGACGCTCGGCGATCACGCGCGCGAGCTCGTGGCATCAGGCTATTTCGCGACATTGAAGGCCCATGCCGCCGCGCTCGGGCGGCGGGCGCTCTGA
- the potB_3 gene encoding Spermidine/putrescine transport system permease protein PotB, producing the protein MSAAAIDTPGRAHGEWLYWALLIAPCIVLGLFYVVPVVNVLVMSVTVPKTGLANYAELASNGAVQRVLITTLRIGAITTVVTLLLGYAVAYALVQCGPRERQILLAVVLASFWISALIRAFAWVAILQSSGLVNATLMGLGLIDAPLQLVRNETGVMIGMIHYMLPYAILPLYANMAGIDRSLMPAARALGATRFQAFRWVFLPMSLPGLIGAGVIVLIFSLGFYITPAILGGGKTIMVAEYVSVQISETLRWGLAAMLASTLLASVLLLVFWLSRFMDVEAALKK; encoded by the coding sequence ATGAGCGCCGCGGCGATCGACACTCCCGGCCGCGCGCATGGCGAGTGGCTCTACTGGGCGCTCCTGATCGCGCCCTGCATCGTGCTCGGCCTGTTCTACGTGGTGCCGGTGGTCAACGTCCTGGTGATGAGCGTCACCGTGCCGAAGACCGGCCTTGCCAACTATGCCGAACTCGCCAGCAACGGCGCGGTGCAGCGCGTGCTGATCACCACGCTGAGGATCGGCGCGATCACGACGGTCGTGACCCTGCTGCTCGGCTATGCCGTCGCCTATGCCCTCGTCCAGTGCGGCCCGCGCGAGCGCCAGATCCTGCTCGCCGTCGTGCTGGCGAGCTTCTGGATCAGCGCGCTGATCCGTGCCTTCGCCTGGGTCGCGATCCTGCAGTCCTCCGGCCTCGTCAACGCGACCTTGATGGGCCTCGGCCTGATCGATGCGCCGCTGCAGCTGGTGCGCAACGAAACCGGCGTGATGATCGGCATGATCCACTACATGCTGCCCTATGCCATCCTGCCGCTCTATGCCAACATGGCCGGCATCGACCGCAGCCTGATGCCGGCGGCCCGTGCGCTCGGCGCGACGCGCTTCCAGGCCTTCCGCTGGGTGTTCCTGCCGATGAGCCTGCCCGGGCTGATCGGCGCCGGCGTGATCGTGCTGATCTTTTCGCTCGGCTTCTACATCACCCCCGCCATCCTCGGCGGCGGCAAGACCATCATGGTCGCCGAATATGTCAGCGTGCAGATCTCCGAGACCCTGCGCTGGGGCCTTGCCGCCATGCTCGCCTCCACCCTGCTCGCCAGCGTCCTTCTCCTGGTCTTCTGGCTCAGCCGCTTCATGGATGTCGAAGCGGCTCTGAAGAAGTGA
- the dinB_3 gene encoding DNA polymerase IV gives MPGLLAVDADPARDAALLMRLAEACDRYTPLVAMDGADGLVLDMTGCSHLFGGEASLRADLIGRFAGAGVEARATVAGTPEAARALARFGRLAVVAPGGEAQAVAPLPVLALGLDAETVLALSRAGLKTIGDLAARPSTPLAARFGARLVALLQRARGQEDIRITPRRPVPACIVERRFAEPIGRADDIEAALAMLMRRGAGLLEQRGEGGRAFEASFFRTDGVVRRIMVETGRPVRDAATVMRLINERIEALADPIDPGFGFDLIRLSVPATEPFTIAQASLDGRQVEADELAALVDRLTARFGADRVLRFAAQDSHDPERAARLVPAGPPETGEAAWPQAEAEAPPTRPLHVFDPPQPVEVIAEVPDGPPVSFLWRRCRHDVARSEGPERIAAEWWREPDRPARDYYRVEDAEGRRFWLFRSGAYGADAPPRWFLQGLFA, from the coding sequence GTGCCGGGTCTCCTGGCGGTGGATGCCGATCCGGCCAGGGACGCGGCCCTGCTCATGCGGCTCGCCGAGGCCTGCGATCGCTATACGCCTCTGGTGGCCATGGACGGGGCCGACGGGCTGGTGCTCGACATGACCGGCTGTTCCCACCTGTTCGGCGGCGAAGCCTCCCTGCGGGCCGATCTCATCGGGCGCTTCGCCGGCGCCGGGGTCGAAGCGCGCGCCACGGTCGCCGGCACGCCGGAGGCCGCGCGGGCGCTTGCCCGGTTCGGCAGGCTCGCCGTCGTCGCTCCGGGCGGCGAGGCGCAGGCCGTGGCGCCGCTGCCGGTCCTGGCGCTCGGCCTCGACGCGGAAACCGTGCTGGCGCTGTCGCGGGCCGGACTGAAGACCATCGGGGATCTCGCCGCCCGGCCGTCGACGCCGCTCGCCGCCCGTTTCGGTGCCCGGCTCGTCGCGCTGCTGCAGCGCGCGCGGGGGCAGGAGGACATCCGCATCACGCCGCGCCGGCCGGTTCCGGCCTGCATCGTCGAACGGCGGTTCGCCGAGCCGATCGGTCGGGCAGACGATATCGAGGCGGCGCTCGCCATGCTGATGCGGCGGGGGGCGGGGCTGCTCGAACAGCGCGGCGAGGGCGGGCGGGCCTTCGAGGCGAGCTTCTTCCGGACCGACGGCGTCGTCAGGCGCATCATGGTGGAGACCGGCCGGCCGGTGCGCGACGCCGCAACCGTGATGCGGCTGATCAACGAGCGCATCGAGGCGCTCGCCGATCCGATCGATCCCGGCTTCGGTTTCGACCTGATCCGCCTCTCCGTGCCGGCGACCGAACCTTTCACGATCGCCCAGGCCAGCCTCGACGGCCGCCAGGTGGAAGCCGACGAACTGGCCGCCCTGGTCGACCGGCTGACCGCCCGTTTCGGCGCCGACCGGGTGCTGCGGTTTGCCGCGCAGGACAGCCACGATCCCGAACGGGCGGCCCGGCTGGTGCCGGCAGGACCGCCGGAGACAGGGGAGGCGGCCTGGCCGCAGGCCGAAGCCGAGGCGCCGCCCACCCGCCCGCTGCACGTCTTCGATCCGCCGCAGCCGGTCGAGGTCATTGCCGAGGTGCCCGACGGACCGCCCGTGAGCTTCCTGTGGCGGCGCTGCCGCCACGATGTCGCAAGGTCCGAGGGACCGGAGCGGATCGCCGCGGAATGGTGGCGTGAGCCCGACCGGCCGGCGCGCGACTATTACCGGGTGGAGGATGCCGAGGGGCGCCGGTTCTGGCTGTTCCGCAGCGGCGCCTATGGCGCGGACGCGCCACCGCGCTGGTTCCTGCAGGGGCTGTTCGCATGA
- the cynR_5 gene encoding HTH-type transcriptional regulator CynR has translation MDTRHLEAFRAVIETGSMTAAAALTGKSQPAVSNLITRLEDELGLALFKRRKGKLEATPEAALFYEEARRSLGALERTMEVARDLKRVKSGTLALASQPGLATYVLPPIIAELLKRWPDGTVRFITRSSPTVRDLGRIDAFDIGFAELPIDSPAAIIEVFQIGCVAVLPARHPLGRHPVITPALLEGVPVISLYADHFLHEAIERAFAEAGVALKMAAHVEFFGSACALVMENLGVTIVDAATGAHFDKLGLVIRPFEPQLFYKFAMFRPTNRPLSRIATDFVAEFRRMSTARPG, from the coding sequence ATGGATACCCGTCATCTGGAAGCCTTTCGCGCGGTGATCGAAACCGGTTCGATGACGGCGGCCGCCGCGCTCACCGGCAAGTCGCAGCCGGCGGTGAGCAATCTCATCACCCGCCTCGAGGACGAACTCGGGCTCGCCCTGTTCAAGCGGCGCAAGGGCAAGCTGGAAGCCACCCCCGAGGCGGCGCTGTTCTACGAGGAGGCGCGCCGCTCGCTCGGCGCGCTGGAGCGCACCATGGAGGTGGCGCGCGACCTGAAGCGCGTGAAATCGGGCACGCTGGCGCTGGCGAGCCAGCCGGGCCTTGCGACCTATGTGCTGCCGCCGATCATTGCCGAACTCCTGAAGCGCTGGCCCGACGGCACCGTGCGCTTCATCACCCGCTCGTCGCCGACGGTGCGCGATCTCGGCCGCATCGATGCCTTCGATATCGGCTTTGCCGAACTGCCGATCGACAGTCCGGCGGCCATCATCGAGGTCTTCCAGATCGGCTGCGTCGCGGTGCTGCCGGCCCGTCATCCGCTCGGCCGGCATCCGGTGATCACGCCGGCCCTGCTCGAAGGCGTGCCGGTCATCTCGCTCTATGCCGATCACTTCCTGCACGAGGCGATCGAACGGGCCTTCGCCGAGGCCGGCGTGGCGCTGAAGATGGCGGCCCATGTCGAGTTCTTCGGCTCGGCCTGCGCGCTGGTCATGGAAAATCTCGGTGTCACCATCGTCGACGCCGCGACCGGCGCGCATTTCGACAAGCTCGGCCTGGTGATCCGGCCGTTCGAGCCGCAGCTCTTCTACAAATTCGCCATGTTCCGCCCGACCAACCGGCCGCTGTCGCGGATCGCCACCGACTTCGTCGCGGAGTTCCGCAGGATGTCGACGGCGCGGCCGGGCTGA
- the bioC_4 gene encoding Malonyl-[acyl-carrier protein] O-methyltransferase, which yields MSRDVPAEPQNIYDDPTFFAGYRALRQNDSGLNGALETPALRALLPALAGLRVLDLGCGFGDFVRFARRQGAAAVTGLDISERMLEEAARLTDDPAIGYVRASIEDFRPVSGAFDLAVSSLALHYVADYRSAVSRVFDALAPAGRFVFSVEHPMCTADPSGWTCDAAGRPLHWPVDRYREEGRRDTRWFVDGVVKYHRTVETYVTGLIAAGFRIEALGEPAPTAAALAARPELALHARRPPFLLLSALRPA from the coding sequence ATGAGCCGCGACGTGCCTGCGGAGCCACAGAACATCTATGACGACCCGACCTTCTTCGCCGGTTACCGGGCCTTGCGCCAGAACGACAGCGGCCTCAACGGCGCGCTGGAGACCCCGGCGCTGCGCGCGCTCCTGCCGGCGCTTGCCGGTCTCCGGGTGCTCGATCTCGGCTGCGGTTTCGGCGATTTCGTGCGGTTCGCCCGGAGGCAGGGCGCGGCGGCGGTGACCGGGCTCGACATTTCCGAGCGCATGCTGGAGGAGGCGGCACGGCTCACCGACGATCCGGCCATCGGCTATGTCAGGGCCTCGATCGAGGATTTCCGGCCGGTCTCGGGCGCCTTCGACCTCGCCGTCTCCTCGCTCGCCCTGCATTACGTGGCGGACTACCGGTCGGCGGTGTCGCGCGTCTTCGACGCGCTAGCGCCCGCGGGCCGTTTCGTCTTCTCGGTGGAACATCCGATGTGCACGGCTGATCCCTCAGGCTGGACCTGCGATGCGGCGGGCCGGCCGCTGCATTGGCCGGTCGACCGCTATCGCGAGGAGGGCAGGCGCGACACCCGCTGGTTCGTCGACGGCGTCGTCAAATATCACCGCACCGTCGAGACCTATGTCACGGGACTGATCGCTGCCGGTTTCCGGATCGAGGCGCTGGGCGAGCCGGCGCCGACCGCCGCTGCGCTGGCGGCACGGCCGGAGCTGGCGCTGCATGCGCGGCGGCCGCCGTTCCTGCTGCTGTCGGCGCTGCGGCCGGCCTGA
- the cpg2_5 gene encoding Carboxypeptidase G2 precursor → MSLVAAVHETELAEAIMAWARIHSPTFDKAGVDRMMDLAAAEAARLGLAVERKPGEVYGDTVIARLAGPGGEIEGGILVLGHLDTVHGADSVGRDLAVSIEGDRIYGPGIYDMKGGMRMALHALELIGRLNLKPKLPVTFLFIPDEEIGSPTSRDLIEREALRQRYVLVPEPSHDGRVVTGRHAFQRFVIRTRGRPAHAGVDNRRGKSAIAAMAELIGEIETRSDFDTGETFSVGVVRGGKFVNVIPTACEAEVLCVSPTEASVARVRAAMLGLADERGQGVTVEVEPGPVRPLFQCGRGTLALFERARAIAAEAGLKLGHGQFGGGSDGNFTGALGIPTLDGLGVDGAGLHTPGEYMIRSTLARRCAILAGLLRDLD, encoded by the coding sequence ATGTCGCTTGTCGCCGCGGTCCATGAAACCGAGCTTGCCGAGGCCATCATGGCCTGGGCACGCATCCACAGCCCGACCTTCGACAAGGCCGGCGTCGACAGGATGATGGATCTGGCGGCGGCCGAGGCGGCGCGCCTCGGCCTGGCGGTCGAGCGCAAGCCTGGCGAGGTCTATGGCGACACGGTGATCGCGCGGCTCGCCGGCCCCGGCGGCGAGATCGAGGGCGGCATCCTGGTGCTCGGCCATCTCGACACCGTGCACGGCGCCGATTCCGTCGGCCGCGACCTCGCCGTCTCGATCGAGGGTGACCGGATCTATGGCCCCGGCATCTATGACATGAAGGGCGGCATGCGCATGGCGCTCCATGCCCTGGAGCTCATCGGCCGGCTGAACCTGAAACCGAAGCTTCCCGTCACCTTCCTGTTCATTCCCGATGAGGAGATCGGCAGCCCGACCAGCCGCGACCTGATCGAACGGGAAGCGCTGCGCCAGCGCTACGTGCTGGTGCCGGAGCCCTCCCATGACGGGCGGGTGGTCACCGGCCGGCATGCCTTCCAGCGCTTCGTCATCCGGACGCGCGGCCGGCCGGCCCATGCCGGCGTCGACAACCGCCGCGGCAAGAGCGCCATCGCCGCCATGGCCGAGCTGATCGGCGAGATCGAGACGCGGTCCGATTTCGACACCGGCGAGACCTTCAGCGTCGGCGTCGTCAGGGGCGGCAAGTTCGTCAATGTCATCCCGACGGCCTGCGAGGCCGAGGTGCTCTGCGTCTCGCCGACGGAAGCGAGCGTCGCCCGTGTCCGCGCCGCCATGCTCGGCCTTGCCGACGAGCGCGGCCAGGGCGTGACCGTGGAGGTCGAGCCCGGCCCGGTCCGCCCGCTCTTCCAGTGCGGGCGCGGCACGCTCGCCCTGTTCGAGCGCGCCCGCGCGATCGCGGCCGAGGCCGGCCTCAAGCTCGGCCATGGCCAGTTCGGCGGCGGCAGCGACGGCAACTTCACCGGCGCCCTCGGCATCCCGACCCTCGACGGCCTCGGCGTCGACGGCGCGGGCCTGCACACGCCCGGCGAATACATGATCCGCTCCACGCTGGCGCGCCGCTGCGCGATCCTCGCCGGCCTGCTGCGCGACCTCGACTGA
- the potA_8 gene encoding Spermidine/putrescine import ATP-binding protein PotA: MRLYILHIIRFDLQVVLDQHFWRFWGARGRWDERGVEAVKNNLVLSGLAKRYGDFVALHETHLDIKAGEFVTLLGPSGSGKTTILMSIAGFVAPSAGQILLDGVDVTGLPPERRNFGVVFQGYALFPHLTVYDNVAFPLRARGIRGAAARPKIEAALEMAQLGAFAGRLPRQLSGGQQQRVALARSLVFEPELLLLDEPLSALDRALRKDFQSEFKAIHRQVGTTFIYVTHDQEEALTMSDRIVILDRGRILQCAPPAELYERPATEFVAGFLGKSNFLRGRIGRRADGLAEIAGPALTSWAAVGRQQDLGEGARAVAALRPEKIRLHRTEPSADACSARGRVSELTYLGATCEVTLTLADGSQLAALMPAGAIALAEGDEIVASWAPDAAILVEPRAEPGR; the protein is encoded by the coding sequence TTGAGATTATATATTTTGCATATAATTCGTTTTGACCTCCAGGTCGTGCTGGACCAACACTTTTGGCGTTTTTGGGGCGCCCGGGGGCGCTGGGACGAACGGGGCGTCGAGGCGGTGAAAAACAATCTGGTCTTGTCCGGTCTTGCCAAGCGCTATGGCGACTTCGTCGCGCTGCACGAGACCCATCTCGACATCAAGGCCGGCGAGTTCGTCACGCTGCTCGGCCCGTCGGGGTCCGGCAAGACGACGATCCTGATGAGCATTGCCGGGTTCGTCGCGCCCTCCGCGGGCCAGATCCTGCTCGACGGGGTCGACGTGACCGGCCTGCCGCCGGAGCGGCGCAATTTCGGCGTGGTGTTCCAGGGCTATGCGCTGTTCCCGCACCTGACCGTCTATGACAACGTCGCCTTTCCGCTGCGCGCCCGCGGCATCCGCGGCGCGGCGGCCCGCCCGAAGATCGAGGCGGCGCTCGAAATGGCCCAGCTCGGCGCCTTTGCCGGCCGCCTGCCGCGCCAGCTTTCCGGCGGCCAGCAGCAGCGCGTGGCGCTCGCCCGCTCGCTGGTGTTCGAGCCCGAGCTGCTGCTGCTGGACGAGCCCCTGAGCGCGCTCGACCGGGCGCTGCGCAAGGACTTCCAGTCGGAGTTCAAGGCGATCCACCGCCAGGTCGGCACCACCTTCATCTATGTGACCCACGACCAGGAGGAGGCGCTGACCATGTCGGACCGCATCGTCATCCTGGACCGCGGCCGCATCCTGCAATGCGCGCCGCCGGCCGAGCTCTACGAGCGGCCGGCCACCGAATTCGTCGCCGGCTTCCTCGGCAAGAGCAATTTCCTGCGCGGCCGCATCGGCCGCCGCGCCGACGGCCTTGCCGAAATCGCCGGCCCGGCGCTGACGAGCTGGGCCGCTGTCGGCCGGCAGCAGGACCTTGGCGAGGGCGCCCGGGCGGTCGCCGCGCTGCGCCCGGAAAAGATCCGCCTGCACCGCACCGAGCCTTCGGCGGATGCCTGTTCGGCGCGCGGCCGGGTCAGCGAGCTCACCTATCTCGGCGCGACCTGCGAGGTGACGCTGACCCTGGCGGACGGCTCGCAGCTCGCCGCCCTGATGCCGGCGGGCGCCATCGCGCTCGCCGAAGGCGACGAGATCGTCGCCTCCTGGGCCCCCGACGCGGCGATCCTGGTGGAGCCGCGCGCGGAGCCTGGCCGATGA
- the sugB_5 gene encoding Trehalose transport system permease protein SugB, whose translation MALQDERPTGLSLPRILAWATAAFLILPILVVIPISFTPERYLSLPSGSLSLRHYASLVNDARWSKSILDSLMVALGATVLAGSLGTAFAVGAWRLGVPLARRLRLLMLAPIIVPPIVHAIAFYKAWAVIGLLDSYLGLVLIHTMKGLPFVVLTVAGALANLDHKLEQAARSLGATASQAMRWVVLPQIATGVASGAVFAFITSWDETVVALFVTSRRVTTLPRRIWEGLADNIDPAIAAMGTLMIVATVAVVAVKTFRTREARA comes from the coding sequence ATGGCACTGCAAGACGAACGCCCGACCGGCCTGTCCCTCCCCCGCATCCTCGCCTGGGCGACGGCGGCCTTCCTGATCCTGCCGATCCTGGTGGTGATCCCGATCTCGTTCACCCCGGAGCGCTATCTGTCGCTCCCTTCGGGCAGCCTGTCGCTGCGCCACTATGCGAGCCTCGTCAACGATGCGCGCTGGTCGAAGAGCATTCTCGACAGCCTGATGGTGGCGCTCGGCGCCACCGTCCTCGCCGGCAGCCTCGGCACCGCCTTCGCGGTCGGCGCCTGGCGGCTCGGCGTGCCGCTCGCCCGGCGCCTCAGGCTGCTCATGCTGGCGCCGATCATCGTTCCGCCGATCGTCCACGCCATCGCCTTCTACAAGGCCTGGGCGGTGATCGGCCTGCTCGACAGCTATCTCGGCCTCGTGCTCATCCACACCATGAAGGGCCTGCCCTTCGTCGTGCTGACGGTGGCCGGCGCGCTCGCCAATCTCGACCACAAGCTGGAACAGGCCGCGCGCAGCCTCGGCGCCACCGCCTCCCAGGCCATGCGCTGGGTCGTGCTGCCGCAGATCGCCACCGGCGTCGCCTCCGGTGCGGTCTTCGCCTTCATCACCTCCTGGGACGAGACGGTGGTCGCGCTGTTCGTCACCAGCCGGCGCGTCACCACCCTGCCGCGCCGCATCTGGGAGGGACTTGCCGACAATATCGATCCGGCGATCGCCGCCATGGGCACGCTGATGATCGTGGCGACGGTCGCCGTCGTCGCCGTCAAGACATTCCGGACCCGCGAAGCCAGGGCCTGA
- a CDS encoding acetylornithine deacetylase: MTRIPCLTYGPLAENIHGFDERVRISSIRRITGAIALFIAEWCGLEPVAP, translated from the coding sequence GTGACCCGCATTCCCTGCCTGACCTACGGCCCGCTCGCCGAAAACATCCATGGCTTCGACGAGCGCGTCAGGATCTCGTCGATCCGCCGGATCACTGGCGCGATCGCCCTGTTCATCGCCGAGTGGTGCGGGCTCGAACCGGTCGCGCCCTGA